One window of Sporocytophaga myxococcoides genomic DNA carries:
- a CDS encoding STAS domain-containing protein, producing the protein MNISIGKEEEIYLIGIEGDLDASSCINLDKAISEAVSAGEKKILIDCTNLNYISSAGLGVFMSYIQDFENNKISMVLFNLSKKVKNVFQILGLDELIQIVDSKEAAKTLINES; encoded by the coding sequence ATGAATATTTCAATTGGGAAAGAAGAGGAAATTTACCTCATAGGAATTGAAGGTGATCTTGATGCCAGTTCTTGTATCAATTTAGACAAAGCAATTTCAGAGGCGGTTTCTGCAGGAGAAAAGAAAATTCTTATCGATTGTACAAATCTTAATTACATATCTTCAGCTGGACTGGGAGTCTTTATGTCTTACATACAGGACTTTGAAAATAACAAAATCTCAATGGTTCTGTTTAATCTAAGTAAGAAGGTAAAAAATGTATTTCAGATTCTGGGCCTCGATGAACTGATACAGATTGTAGATTCGAAAGAAGCAGCGAAGACATTAATAAATGAATCATAA
- the thiH gene encoding 2-iminoacetate synthase ThiH has product MNSFLNVFERYSWEEVKTSIYAKTEADVRIALTKKKRDLEDFKALISPSAVPFLEEMARLSRELTLKRFGNTIQMFVPMYLSNECQNICTYCGFSLDNPMRRTTLTEKQIEKEIQVIKSYGYDHILLVTGEANKTVGVDYFEKAIKQIRPHFANISMEVQPLDQDEYEKLLPLGIHGVLVYQETYHEENYKFHHPKGKKSNFEYRLDTPDRLGRAGVHKIGLGVLIGLEDWRTDSFFNALHLDYLEKTYWKTKYSVSFPRLRPYAGKEPKVDMSDRELVQLICAYRIFNEELELTISTRESEKFRNNIIKLGITTVSAGSKTDPGGYASNTDALEQFEISDERTPQEVASMIKDQGYEVVWKDWDQAL; this is encoded by the coding sequence ATGAACAGCTTTCTCAACGTTTTTGAAAGATATTCATGGGAAGAGGTGAAGACAAGCATCTATGCTAAAACAGAAGCAGATGTGCGCATTGCTTTGACGAAAAAGAAACGTGATCTTGAAGATTTCAAGGCATTGATATCTCCTTCTGCCGTCCCTTTCCTTGAAGAAATGGCAAGGCTCAGCAGAGAACTGACGCTGAAAAGATTCGGAAATACGATTCAGATGTTCGTGCCAATGTATCTTTCAAACGAATGTCAGAACATCTGCACTTATTGTGGTTTCAGTCTTGATAATCCCATGAGGAGGACAACCCTTACGGAAAAACAGATTGAGAAAGAAATTCAAGTAATCAAATCCTACGGATACGACCATATTCTTCTTGTTACAGGAGAAGCCAACAAAACGGTAGGCGTTGATTATTTTGAAAAAGCAATCAAGCAGATAAGACCTCACTTTGCCAACATCTCTATGGAGGTACAACCTCTGGATCAGGACGAATACGAAAAGCTTCTTCCTCTTGGTATTCATGGGGTATTGGTTTATCAGGAGACCTATCACGAGGAAAATTATAAATTCCATCATCCAAAAGGAAAAAAATCAAACTTCGAGTACAGACTTGATACTCCCGATCGCTTAGGAAGAGCAGGCGTTCATAAAATCGGACTTGGTGTATTGATTGGTCTTGAAGACTGGAGAACAGACTCTTTCTTTAATGCTCTTCATCTAGATTATCTCGAAAAGACTTACTGGAAAACCAAATACAGCGTTTCTTTCCCGCGTCTTCGTCCTTACGCAGGAAAAGAGCCGAAAGTAGACATGTCTGACAGAGAGCTCGTGCAGCTGATCTGTGCGTATAGAATTTTTAACGAAGAGTTGGAGTTGACTATATCTACAAGAGAAAGCGAGAAATTTAGAAACAACATCATTAAATTAGGAATCACTACTGTGAGTGCCGGTTCTAAAACAGATCCGGGAGGTTATGCATCCAATACCGATGCTTTGGAACAATTTGAAATTTCTGATGAAAGGACCCCTCAGGAAGTCGCTTCGATGATTAAAGATCAGGGATATGAGGTCGTCTGGAAGGATTGGGACCAGGCTTTGTAA
- the guaB gene encoding IMP dehydrogenase: MSLDSSKFLFEALTYDDVLLLPAFSEILPRETSTVSQLTKNIQINIPLVSSAMDTVTEYEMAIAMAHLGGIGFIHKNMSIEKQADQVKRVKRSESGMILDPITLSEDATLGDALQIMEEFKIGGIPVIKGDGVLAGILTNRDLRFEKTRSKKVSEIMTKENLITANEGIDLIKAEEILQEFKIEKLPVVDKNYKLIGLITYKDILKKKGRPEACKDQLGRLRCGAAVGVTPDLIDRIKALVKAGVDLISLDTAHGHSIYVIQAVEKIKTEFPNLEVVAGNVATGEAALRLAEAGADAVKVGIGPGSICTTRIIAGVGMPQLSAVYESAKAVEKLNVPIIADGGVRFSGDIAKAIAGGASSVMVGSLLAGTEEAPGEVIIYEGRKFKSYRGMGSLEAMEDGSKDRYFQDAEDSVKKLVPEGIVGRVPYKGLVSEVIYQMIGGLKAGMGYCGAKDIDALKKAKFVKITAAGVKESHPHDVHITREAPNYSSR; this comes from the coding sequence ATGTCTCTAGATTCTTCTAAATTCCTTTTTGAGGCCTTAACATACGACGACGTATTGTTATTACCTGCGTTCTCGGAAATCCTTCCACGCGAAACAAGTACAGTATCTCAACTTACCAAGAATATACAAATCAATATTCCGTTGGTGTCTTCCGCTATGGATACAGTCACTGAATATGAAATGGCAATTGCTATGGCTCACCTGGGAGGTATTGGATTTATTCACAAGAATATGTCCATTGAAAAGCAGGCCGATCAGGTAAAAAGAGTAAAACGTTCAGAAAGCGGTATGATTCTGGATCCTATCACTTTAAGTGAAGATGCTACTCTTGGAGATGCTCTGCAGATCATGGAGGAGTTTAAAATCGGAGGTATTCCGGTTATCAAGGGAGATGGAGTTCTTGCTGGAATTTTAACCAATAGAGATTTAAGATTCGAAAAGACAAGAAGTAAAAAGGTCAGTGAGATCATGACCAAAGAAAATCTGATCACTGCAAATGAAGGGATAGATCTTATAAAGGCTGAAGAAATTCTACAGGAATTCAAAATCGAAAAATTGCCAGTTGTTGATAAAAACTATAAGTTAATAGGATTAATCACATATAAAGACATCCTTAAGAAAAAAGGAAGACCAGAGGCTTGCAAGGACCAGTTAGGAAGATTAAGATGCGGTGCCGCAGTTGGTGTAACTCCCGATCTTATAGACAGAATTAAAGCTCTTGTAAAAGCAGGAGTGGATCTTATAAGTCTTGATACTGCACACGGACACTCAATATATGTAATCCAGGCTGTAGAAAAAATAAAAACAGAGTTTCCGAACCTTGAAGTGGTTGCAGGTAATGTAGCAACAGGGGAAGCGGCACTTCGCCTTGCAGAGGCAGGAGCGGATGCCGTGAAGGTAGGGATAGGACCTGGTAGTATCTGTACTACACGTATTATTGCAGGTGTTGGTATGCCTCAGCTTTCAGCAGTTTATGAATCTGCAAAAGCAGTTGAAAAATTGAATGTGCCAATCATTGCTGACGGAGGTGTAAGATTTTCAGGAGACATTGCTAAAGCAATAGCCGGTGGTGCTAGCAGCGTAATGGTTGGTTCTCTGCTGGCGGGAACTGAAGAGGCACCGGGTGAAGTAATCATATACGAAGGAAGAAAATTCAAATCCTATAGAGGTATGGGATCTCTGGAAGCTATGGAAGATGGATCAAAAGACAGATATTTTCAGGATGCAGAAGATTCGGTGAAAAAACTTGTTCCAGAGGGGATCGTTGGAAGGGTTCCATACAAAGGCCTCGTATCAGAAGTTATTTACCAGATGATTGGTGGTCTTAAAGCAGGTATGGGATATTGTGGAGCAAAAGATATAGACGCACTCAAGAAAGCCAAATTCGTAAAAATTACAGCTGCCGGAGTTAAAGAAAGCCATCCTCACGATGTTCATATTACCAGAGAGGCTCCGAACTATAGTTCCAGATAA
- a CDS encoding peptidylprolyl isomerase, producing MKKSFVAFLSAALIVSGCKTSEKTSKTATDPSVAVIGGQPVNENEFVYVYNKNNSSAPDAYTEKSIKEYLDLYINFKLKVKEAESLGIDTTTSFKRELEGYRKQLAQPYLTEKGVTEQLIKEAYERMKEEVKAAHILINVSPDADPKDTLAAFNKINEIRQKALSGESFEKLAKQYSQDPSAKTNGGDLGYFTALQMVYPFEDAAYKTPVGQISQPVKTRFGYHIIQVKDKRKSQGQVRVAHIMVRATSGTAEADSLAAKQKIDEIYTKVQKGEDWNQLANQFSDDVNSKSKGGELPWFSTGRMIPSFEDAAFGLEVNQVSKPVQTPYGWHVIKLLEKKGLEPFEELEPTLKAKVSKDSRSELNKTRLIERLKRENNFTENVKSLELAISKTDSSLLEGKWNFTPDTKNNPVLFNVGKQNYTVNDFLTFVKEKQRPRKNSSIAQYVKILYKEYADQQLLGYEESHLADKYVDYKMLVKEYRDGILLFQLMDEKVWSKAIEDTTGLKSYFNQNRDKFKWDRRVDAVIFNVKDKATLEKLKAELAKGKFEVKDQKLSAVNYKANNSDIEDSYKKELDKVVSQLQKDKNLVLELSASAEAKEPATLSLMRGAGVYNYIKSKGVDSTRIIIKDLGKGTPKKTEAEKNADRKVGLVVYSTSKKVLENTFNQNAPLTLQVTEGKFQKGDNEILNAIEWKEGTSQIEKDGRIYFIKINKVEEPRPKTFEESRGLAISDYQTYLEQEWIKDMKKKYPVSINEPEIQKLVKTKN from the coding sequence ATGAAAAAGAGTTTTGTAGCATTTCTTTCAGCTGCCCTGATTGTATCAGGTTGTAAAACTTCCGAAAAAACTTCAAAAACTGCTACGGACCCATCTGTAGCTGTTATCGGTGGTCAACCGGTAAATGAAAACGAATTTGTTTATGTCTACAACAAAAACAATTCAAGCGCTCCAGATGCATATACGGAAAAAAGTATCAAAGAGTATCTGGATCTTTATATCAATTTTAAATTGAAGGTTAAAGAAGCTGAATCTCTCGGAATAGACACAACTACTTCTTTCAAAAGGGAACTTGAAGGCTATAGAAAGCAACTTGCTCAGCCTTATCTGACTGAAAAGGGGGTAACTGAACAGCTTATTAAAGAGGCTTATGAGAGAATGAAGGAGGAAGTAAAAGCGGCTCACATTCTTATCAATGTTAGTCCTGATGCTGATCCTAAAGATACACTTGCAGCTTTTAATAAGATAAACGAAATCAGACAAAAGGCACTAAGCGGCGAAAGCTTTGAAAAACTTGCAAAGCAATATTCTCAGGATCCTTCAGCTAAAACCAATGGTGGTGATCTTGGTTACTTTACGGCACTTCAAATGGTTTATCCTTTTGAAGATGCTGCCTATAAAACTCCGGTTGGTCAGATTTCTCAACCTGTAAAAACGAGATTCGGATATCATATTATTCAGGTTAAAGACAAGAGAAAATCACAGGGACAGGTTAGGGTAGCACATATTATGGTCAGAGCTACTAGCGGAACAGCTGAAGCTGACTCTTTGGCTGCGAAACAGAAAATTGACGAAATCTATACTAAAGTTCAAAAGGGTGAAGACTGGAATCAGTTAGCGAATCAATTTTCTGATGACGTTAACTCTAAATCAAAAGGTGGAGAACTTCCTTGGTTCTCTACAGGCCGTATGATTCCCTCTTTTGAAGATGCAGCCTTCGGTCTGGAAGTAAATCAGGTCAGCAAACCTGTTCAGACTCCTTATGGCTGGCATGTAATCAAGCTCCTTGAGAAAAAAGGTCTTGAGCCTTTCGAAGAACTTGAACCAACTTTAAAAGCAAAAGTATCTAAAGATTCAAGATCGGAGCTTAACAAAACCAGACTAATTGAAAGACTGAAAAGAGAAAATAATTTCACTGAAAATGTTAAATCTCTTGAACTTGCTATCAGTAAAACAGATTCTTCTCTTCTTGAAGGTAAATGGAATTTTACTCCTGATACTAAAAATAATCCTGTTCTTTTTAATGTAGGAAAACAAAACTATACTGTGAATGACTTTCTTACTTTTGTTAAAGAAAAACAAAGACCAAGAAAAAATTCATCAATCGCTCAGTATGTTAAAATACTTTACAAAGAGTATGCTGATCAGCAGTTACTAGGCTACGAAGAATCTCACCTCGCTGATAAATACGTAGATTATAAAATGCTTGTTAAAGAATACAGAGATGGTATCCTTTTATTCCAGTTAATGGACGAAAAAGTATGGTCAAAAGCAATTGAGGACACTACTGGATTAAAAAGTTATTTCAATCAGAACAGAGATAAATTCAAGTGGGACAGAAGAGTAGACGCTGTTATCTTCAATGTTAAGGATAAAGCAACACTTGAGAAATTAAAGGCTGAACTTGCAAAAGGTAAATTTGAAGTAAAAGATCAGAAACTTTCAGCAGTCAACTATAAAGCTAATAATTCTGATATCGAAGACTCATATAAAAAGGAACTTGATAAAGTGGTAAGCCAGTTACAGAAAGATAAGAATTTGGTGCTTGAACTTTCTGCGTCAGCTGAAGCGAAAGAACCAGCTACCCTTTCTCTTATGAGAGGTGCAGGAGTTTATAACTATATCAAATCTAAAGGTGTAGATTCAACCCGCATTATTATCAAAGATCTTGGAAAAGGAACACCTAAGAAAACGGAAGCAGAGAAAAATGCTGACAGAAAAGTTGGCTTGGTTGTGTACTCTACATCAAAGAAAGTTCTTGAGAATACTTTCAATCAAAATGCTCCGTTAACTCTTCAGGTAACAGAAGGTAAATTCCAGAAAGGAGATAATGAAATCCTTAACGCTATAGAGTGGAAAGAAGGAACTTCGCAGATTGAAAAGGATGGAAGAATCTACTTTATCAAAATTAATAAAGTAGAAGAGCCAAGACCAAAAACTTTTGAAGAATCAAGAGGTCTGGCTATTTCTGACTACCAAACTTACCTTGAGCAGGAATGGATTAAAGATATGAAGAAAAAGTATCCTGTATCCATTAATGAACCTGAGATTCAGAAACTAGTAAAGACAAAGAATTGA
- a CDS encoding GAF domain-containing SpoIIE family protein phosphatase: MSVKGYFKLYLIISIVSWLALVVGDLLTLYSLSHVFDFYLTDFWRNVLLTSFFLFTFLLFKINIGQKKSSNFIEMLWQVFIFGATTILISLLVKFMLFLFGTPVFKKNLLFNNLIYHFNIALVTIFLANGFYVWKKMILYQKSKQLNMIWLVFEMLALLSMLSNFAYFDIFNFKIYLYAIPLFLFGMILSFNLKWVAFLNYKQKWQSILLIVLIIVIGFTFLQQIYEQHFGTILIIDLAQNLFIGGVSSFILLNCFSALLVLLFNLPTSSVFEQKFGEVMIFQKLSQSIQLGNKEDEVHEILIDSSLSTIFANAGWLEIVDEKGNFKAFINKGISEIDVFEIKKVLRKNHFNIDNQPQYIKDAKSLEHSERIQKLPFKSLLIIPLYSHKQKLGTLVLLKNETDGFDKEMVDIICSFVSQASIAIKNFRLIDEAVATERYQEELKIAKEVQKSLLPQSLIFNINLQITAFTKAADEVGGDYYDFYEYSDKKIAMVIGDVSGNGTSAAFTMAQMKGVFQSLVQTEIPPDEFMVQANKALGRGLEKSSFITLTFLSIDTENQTIEIARAGHCPALFFNSQTGEISYLKSKGLGLGIIRNKDYSKHIEKKKISYNKGDILILYTDGIIEATNELGEEFGFDKLKNLLYLHHSLNTKEISNLILEKFYEFTETQALHDDYTFLIIKFV, from the coding sequence ATGTCTGTTAAAGGTTATTTTAAACTTTACCTGATAATTTCAATTGTCAGTTGGTTAGCCTTGGTTGTAGGGGACCTTCTGACATTATATTCATTAAGTCATGTTTTTGATTTTTATCTGACAGACTTCTGGAGAAATGTGCTTCTTACAAGTTTTTTTCTATTTACTTTCCTTCTGTTTAAGATAAATATTGGCCAGAAAAAGAGCTCTAATTTTATAGAGATGCTCTGGCAGGTATTCATATTCGGAGCTACAACTATTCTTATTAGTTTGCTGGTCAAGTTTATGCTGTTTTTGTTCGGCACCCCTGTTTTTAAGAAGAACCTGCTGTTCAATAACCTCATATACCATTTCAACATAGCATTGGTGACAATTTTTCTTGCCAATGGATTTTATGTATGGAAAAAAATGATTCTGTATCAGAAGAGCAAACAGCTCAATATGATATGGCTCGTATTCGAAATGCTGGCTCTGTTAAGCATGCTTTCCAATTTTGCCTATTTCGATATCTTTAATTTCAAGATATACCTGTACGCAATTCCGCTTTTCCTTTTCGGAATGATACTTTCTTTTAATCTTAAATGGGTAGCATTCCTGAATTATAAGCAAAAATGGCAGAGTATTTTGCTGATTGTGCTGATCATTGTAATTGGTTTTACCTTTTTGCAGCAGATTTATGAACAGCATTTTGGGACCATCCTTATTATAGACCTTGCTCAGAACCTGTTTATTGGAGGCGTTTCTTCCTTTATCCTATTAAACTGCTTTTCAGCGCTGCTTGTGTTATTATTCAATCTTCCCACATCCTCTGTTTTCGAACAGAAATTTGGCGAGGTAATGATCTTTCAAAAGCTGAGTCAGTCAATTCAGCTGGGAAATAAGGAAGATGAAGTACACGAAATTTTGATTGACAGTAGTTTGAGTACCATTTTTGCAAATGCTGGTTGGCTGGAGATTGTGGATGAAAAAGGTAATTTTAAGGCGTTTATCAACAAAGGGATAAGCGAAATTGATGTTTTTGAGATTAAAAAAGTCTTAAGGAAAAATCACTTTAATATTGATAATCAACCACAATATATAAAGGATGCTAAAAGTCTGGAGCATTCGGAAAGAATTCAGAAACTTCCTTTCAAATCCCTGCTGATTATCCCTTTATATAGCCACAAACAGAAGCTTGGAACTCTGGTCTTACTTAAAAATGAGACGGATGGGTTTGATAAAGAGATGGTTGATATTATCTGCAGTTTCGTGAGTCAGGCAAGTATTGCCATCAAAAACTTCAGATTAATCGATGAGGCTGTTGCTACAGAAAGATATCAGGAAGAACTTAAAATTGCCAAAGAAGTACAAAAAAGCCTTTTGCCTCAAAGTCTTATTTTTAACATCAACTTACAAATTACAGCTTTCACAAAAGCTGCAGATGAAGTGGGCGGTGATTATTATGATTTTTACGAATATTCTGATAAGAAAATAGCGATGGTAATAGGAGACGTTTCCGGTAACGGAACCTCAGCAGCATTTACCATGGCCCAGATGAAAGGGGTATTCCAAAGTCTGGTTCAGACAGAAATTCCACCTGACGAATTCATGGTCCAGGCAAATAAAGCCCTGGGCAGAGGGTTGGAAAAGTCTTCTTTTATTACTCTTACTTTTCTAAGTATCGATACAGAAAACCAAACGATTGAAATTGCCAGAGCAGGTCACTGTCCCGCCTTATTCTTTAATAGTCAAACTGGTGAGATAAGTTATTTGAAAAGCAAAGGCTTAGGGTTGGGAATTATCAGAAATAAGGACTATTCCAAGCACATAGAAAAGAAAAAAATAAGTTATAATAAAGGGGATATTCTGATTCTGTATACAGATGGAATTATTGAAGCGACCAATGAGTTAGGAGAGGAGTTCGGTTTTGATAAATTAAAAAATCTTTTATATCTTCACCACAGCTTAAATACCAAGGAAATCAGCAACTTAATACTCGAAAAGTTCTACGAATTCACAGAAACTCAAGCACTTCACGACGATTATACATTCTTAATAATCAAATTTGTATAA
- the moeB gene encoding molybdopterin-synthase adenylyltransferase MoeB has product MMFSSEELRRYNRHIILPELGMEGQQKLKAAKVAVIGAGGLGCPLLMYLAAAGVGTLGVIDGDIIEESNLHRQVLYNQEDVGKSKVETAAEKLRKSNPFINVIAIQETLTSENALTILGNYDIIVDGTDNFSTRYLSNDVSVILNKPLVSASIFKFEGQLSVYNYQGGPSYRCLFPEPPGPGEMPSCSEAGVVGVLPGVLGTLQANEVIKVITGIGEPLSGKLLIFDLLTLRSSTIAFQRNEENFSITSLGNYDFNCEIPELEFEPGYKELTVQELKAKLDKKEQVFLLDVREEYEYEICNLGGKLIPVNRIQQQVDQIPDNVPVVVYCHLGMRSAMVVKFLTEEFGFKNLYNLEGGIHAWSKQIDSNVPVY; this is encoded by the coding sequence ATGATGTTCAGCAGCGAAGAACTAAGAAGATATAACAGGCACATCATTCTGCCTGAGTTGGGAATGGAAGGACAGCAAAAGCTAAAGGCTGCAAAAGTAGCAGTTATCGGCGCAGGTGGACTTGGTTGTCCGCTTCTGATGTATCTTGCAGCCGCAGGTGTAGGAACGTTAGGTGTTATTGATGGTGATATCATAGAAGAAAGTAATCTTCATCGTCAGGTGCTTTACAATCAGGAAGATGTTGGAAAGTCTAAAGTTGAAACTGCTGCTGAAAAGTTAAGAAAATCAAATCCTTTTATTAATGTCATTGCGATTCAGGAAACACTTACTTCTGAGAATGCATTAACAATTCTTGGGAATTACGATATCATAGTAGACGGAACAGATAATTTTTCTACGAGATATCTTTCCAATGATGTTTCTGTTATCCTGAATAAACCGCTTGTATCTGCTTCCATCTTTAAATTTGAAGGACAGCTATCAGTATATAATTATCAAGGCGGACCATCCTATCGCTGCCTTTTCCCGGAACCTCCTGGCCCTGGTGAAATGCCATCCTGCTCAGAAGCGGGCGTAGTGGGTGTACTGCCGGGAGTATTGGGTACTTTACAGGCCAATGAAGTTATTAAAGTTATCACAGGAATAGGAGAGCCGCTTTCCGGGAAATTGTTAATCTTCGATTTGCTCACTTTAAGATCCTCGACTATTGCATTTCAGAGAAATGAAGAGAACTTCTCTATCACTAGTCTTGGTAATTATGATTTCAACTGCGAAATCCCTGAGCTTGAATTTGAACCCGGTTATAAAGAACTGACTGTGCAGGAGCTTAAAGCAAAGCTGGATAAAAAAGAGCAGGTCTTTTTGCTTGATGTGCGGGAAGAATATGAATATGAGATCTGTAACCTGGGAGGTAAGCTTATACCCGTAAATAGAATTCAACAGCAGGTAGATCAGATTCCGGATAATGTACCGGTGGTAGTATATTGTCATCTTGGAATGAGAAGCGCAATGGTTGTTAAGTTTTTAACGGAAGAATTTGGCTTTAAAAATTTATACAACCTGGAGGGAGGGATTCATGCGTGGTCCAAACAAATTGATTCTAATGTACCTGTGTATTGA
- a CDS encoding thiazole synthase: protein MKPLVIAGKTFNSRLFTGTGKFSSGKLMQDALLASGSELVTVALKRVDLKKQEDEILPYLNHSQFNLLPNTSGVRNAKEAIFAAQLAREALETNWLKLEIHPDPKYLLPDPIETLKAAEELVKQGFIVLPYINADPVLCKRLEEVGTAAVMPLGSPIGSNSGLQTKAMLEIIIEQSKVPVVIDAGIGAPSHAAEALEMGADAVLINTAMAVSADPVKISVAFKMAVEAGRMAFEAKMGKSVKEAVASSPLTAFLDEL, encoded by the coding sequence ATGAAACCACTGGTAATTGCAGGCAAAACATTCAACTCAAGGCTTTTTACAGGTACAGGTAAGTTCTCTTCAGGTAAGCTGATGCAGGATGCTCTGCTGGCCTCTGGCTCAGAACTTGTTACTGTTGCTTTAAAGCGTGTCGATTTGAAAAAACAGGAAGATGAAATTCTTCCTTATCTGAATCATAGTCAGTTCAATTTATTACCCAATACTTCCGGAGTCAGAAATGCTAAAGAAGCCATCTTTGCTGCTCAGCTGGCAAGAGAAGCTCTGGAAACAAACTGGCTTAAACTTGAAATACATCCTGACCCTAAATACCTTCTTCCGGATCCTATTGAAACATTAAAAGCTGCGGAAGAACTGGTAAAACAAGGGTTTATCGTATTACCATACATCAATGCAGATCCTGTTCTTTGTAAAAGGTTGGAAGAAGTCGGAACTGCTGCGGTAATGCCATTAGGTTCTCCTATTGGCTCTAATAGCGGCCTGCAGACGAAGGCTATGCTTGAAATTATCATTGAGCAAAGTAAAGTTCCGGTTGTAATCGATGCAGGTATCGGCGCTCCGAGCCATGCTGCAGAAGCTCTTGAAATGGGAGCAGATGCTGTTCTCATCAACACGGCCATGGCTGTTTCAGCTGATCCTGTGAAAATATCGGTTGCATTTAAAATGGCTGTGGAAGCGGGAAGAATGGCTTTTGAAGCCAAAATGGGCAAATCGGTAAAGGAAGCAGTAGCGAGCAGTCCTCTTACAGCATTTCTTGACGAATTATAA
- a CDS encoding thiamine phosphate synthase: MRISRLHYITQDNIPGYTHAQLAEEACKGGADWVQLRVKGKGTSEWKKIAEETLAVCQKYNAKLIINDNVRIAKEIGADGVHLGNDDMHPEEAREKLGEKFIIGGTANTFFHLESKFRFADYIGLGPFRFTSTKEKLSPVLGAEGYKQILSSCKSSGIDIPIIAIGGIKEDDLDGIFQTGIYGVAIASIVNAAENKAAAMKNFIQRLEKVSLQ; the protein is encoded by the coding sequence ATGCGGATTTCAAGATTACATTATATAACACAAGATAATATTCCAGGCTATACTCATGCTCAACTTGCTGAAGAGGCATGCAAGGGTGGTGCAGACTGGGTACAGTTGAGAGTAAAGGGTAAAGGTACATCGGAGTGGAAAAAGATTGCGGAGGAGACGCTTGCTGTTTGTCAGAAGTACAATGCAAAACTCATCATTAATGATAATGTGAGGATTGCGAAAGAGATAGGTGCTGATGGTGTTCATTTGGGAAATGATGATATGCATCCTGAAGAAGCTAGGGAAAAGCTGGGGGAAAAGTTTATCATAGGAGGAACTGCCAATACTTTCTTTCACCTCGAATCCAAATTCCGGTTTGCAGATTATATCGGACTTGGTCCTTTTCGTTTCACCAGTACAAAGGAAAAGCTTAGTCCTGTGCTTGGTGCTGAGGGGTACAAGCAGATCCTTAGTTCATGCAAGAGTTCAGGGATAGATATTCCGATCATTGCTATCGGAGGAATAAAGGAAGATGATCTTGATGGAATTTTCCAAACGGGCATTTATGGAGTAGCTATCGCTTCAATTGTCAATGCTGCTGAAAACAAAGCTGCAGCAATGAAGAATTTTATTCAGCGTTTAGAAAAAGTGTCGCTTCAATAA
- a CDS encoding ATP-binding protein, whose translation MNHKLRIACTKESLKEIRKFVTQTLTDLHLPEIEVNMLVLAVEEICANRIIHSNNCDENQHLNLLISENCDGLTFEISDQGAPFDHTQYSEPDINQLVKEKKKGGLGLMLVNRIMDSIEVFKEKDLTVYRLFKKLTIC comes from the coding sequence ATGAATCATAAATTGCGCATAGCTTGTACAAAAGAAAGCCTTAAAGAAATCAGAAAGTTTGTAACTCAAACCCTTACTGATCTTCATTTGCCTGAAATTGAGGTGAATATGCTTGTGCTTGCTGTTGAGGAAATTTGCGCAAATCGTATAATCCATTCCAATAACTGCGACGAAAACCAACATCTTAATCTCCTTATCTCTGAAAATTGCGACGGTCTTACTTTTGAGATTTCAGATCAAGGTGCTCCGTTTGACCATACTCAATATAGCGAACCGGATATCAATCAGCTTGTGAAAGAAAAGAAAAAGGGAGGATTAGGGCTGATGCTGGTAAACCGAATCATGGATTCTATTGAAGTTTTTAAAGAAAAAGACCTTACCGTATATCGCCTTTTTAAGAAATTAACAATTTGTTAG